The following coding sequences lie in one Listeria ivanovii subsp. londoniensis genomic window:
- a CDS encoding ArsR/SmtB family transcription factor — protein sequence MKTKNELSKPELLLIFQALSDPIRLDIFLCLLKNKEKRFSGTTYNVSKSTLSHHIKLLKEAKLINLRKEGTTHIYSVNEKLVEQVGAFLLEKTAATDD from the coding sequence ATGAAAACGAAAAATGAATTATCCAAACCCGAATTATTATTAATATTCCAAGCACTTAGCGATCCAATCCGACTTGATATTTTCCTATGCCTACTCAAAAATAAGGAAAAGCGTTTTTCTGGTACAACTTACAATGTTTCCAAATCCACACTATCACACCATATTAAACTACTAAAAGAAGCCAAATTAATTAACTTACGAAAGGAAGGTACGACACATATTTATTCTGTTAATGAAAAACTTGTAGAACAGGTTGGTGCGTTCTTACTAGAAAAAACAGCAGCAACCGATGACTAA
- a CDS encoding putative quinol monooxygenase, protein MLHIEAQITIKKEQTETFLQAVKEVIAATRTEVGNHGYELVQSTEDETVYYMLEKWEDMDAITKHNESDHFKNFQKLAANFVAKPLEVTVLTPITR, encoded by the coding sequence ATGTTGCATATCGAAGCGCAAATTACGATAAAAAAAGAACAAACCGAAACTTTTTTACAAGCAGTTAAAGAAGTTATTGCTGCTACAAGAACCGAAGTAGGGAATCATGGCTATGAGTTAGTGCAATCTACTGAAGACGAAACAGTGTATTACATGCTAGAGAAGTGGGAAGATATGGACGCGATTACAAAACATAATGAAAGCGATCATTTCAAAAATTTCCAGAAACTAGCTGCTAATTTTGTTGCAAAACCCCTTGAAGTCACAGTCTTAACACCAATCACACGCTAA
- a CDS encoding nitroreductase family protein, with protein sequence MTYLNNDFEDLMKNRRSIREYDETLKISQEEMQAILTDAVTAPSSVNMQPWRFVVVESDAGKEKLKPLIRFNTLQNDTSSAMILIFGDLQNFENGEKIYGGAVERGLMPADIKEQQMAKLSQYFKTIPRSELERVVLIDGGIVAMQLMLVARAYGYDTNPIGGFERTEVAKAFGMNPERYEPVMIVSIGKAKTDGYDSYRLPIGDVTTFA encoded by the coding sequence ATGACTTATTTAAATAATGATTTTGAAGATTTAATGAAAAACCGTCGCTCGATTCGCGAATACGATGAAACGTTGAAAATTAGCCAAGAAGAAATGCAAGCAATACTTACAGATGCGGTGACAGCACCTTCATCTGTGAACATGCAACCGTGGCGTTTTGTAGTAGTTGAAAGTGATGCAGGTAAAGAAAAACTGAAACCCTTGATACGTTTTAATACACTACAAAATGATACTTCTTCGGCAATGATTTTGATTTTTGGAGATCTACAAAACTTCGAAAATGGCGAAAAAATTTATGGCGGTGCAGTGGAACGTGGTTTAATGCCAGCTGATATAAAAGAACAACAAATGGCAAAACTAAGCCAATATTTTAAAACAATTCCGCGCTCTGAATTAGAACGTGTTGTATTGATTGATGGTGGAATTGTCGCAATGCAACTAATGCTTGTCGCTCGTGCTTATGGCTATGATACGAATCCAATTGGTGGATTTGAACGCACAGAGGTTGCTAAGGCTTTTGGTATGAATCCAGAACGTTACGAGCCAGTGATGATTGTATCAATCGGTAAAGCTAAAACAGATGGTTATGACTCTTATCGTTTACCAATTGGCGATGTTACGACATTTGCTTAA
- the chiB gene encoding chitinase ChiB, whose amino-acid sequence MNKKTKKLFSIASVVLLVLSLVVVSIGVAQPKRVKAVENVPQYRNVMYYGDWSIWGGEGNFYPKDIPAEQLTHLNFAFLDFDSNGDLVFTDKDAAVGAPVGQEGVQWGGANAGILNAIQDLRAQNPNLKIGVSVGGWSKSGDFSTVAADPTKRANFVKNVMKFVKYTNMDFVDLDWEYPASVRAADLVDNKNDEGTPNAKPADKQNFITLLQDLRTALDKQGVDINKKYELSVALPAAKPTLENGIDVANLFKVVDFANVMTYDLNGAWTPNSAHHTALYGNPKDPNYDSGFSVDQTIKYLKDKGAVSEKIVVGAAFYTRGWNKVAAGDDTALPGLFQAAEKNNKDADGSLTYGANNENPIKTGDGGRAGGVYAYRSIDALKAKTPTLKEYWDDTAKAPYLYSKETGEFYTYDNTRSIGYKAQYVKDNNLGGMISWMQSQDKATTSTKRDELTKAIKTGLFGTTAIPQNTIKYADLNVVATVKPYSENGVGYEITITNNEKADETNEVLKSTELAFETVKLPKFYIPVKAGETLTAGDYKAGTVTTSGGNTVVDLASVYDAQQIPQGASYTFRLKSSAATVDVNNISKIDLTQRMVKSSVEFSKQTIYGGGSVVPDPTDTEAPTVPKTVVSSSVTDKSATLNWTASTDNKAVAGYKIYRNGTEVGSVSGTTFTDSGLTAKTAYTFTVKAYDAGGNFSAASTALTVTTLDASAPPATPAWDTAKTYNKGDRVSYKGKTYEAQWWTQGNEPGAEQWGPWLLIS is encoded by the coding sequence ATGAATAAAAAGACGAAGAAGCTTTTTAGTATTGCATCTGTAGTGTTGTTGGTTTTATCATTAGTGGTTGTATCAATTGGTGTAGCGCAGCCAAAACGGGTCAAAGCGGTTGAAAATGTGCCGCAGTATCGAAATGTTATGTATTATGGAGATTGGTCGATTTGGGGAGGAGAAGGGAATTTTTATCCGAAAGACATTCCGGCAGAGCAATTAACACATTTGAATTTTGCTTTTCTGGATTTTGATAGTAATGGGGATTTAGTTTTTACGGATAAAGATGCTGCTGTTGGGGCACCTGTTGGACAAGAGGGAGTTCAGTGGGGTGGTGCGAATGCAGGGATTTTGAACGCAATCCAAGATTTGCGGGCACAAAATCCGAATTTGAAAATTGGCGTTTCTGTTGGAGGCTGGTCTAAATCGGGGGATTTCTCGACCGTCGCGGCAGACCCAACCAAACGAGCTAATTTTGTCAAAAATGTAATGAAATTTGTGAAGTATACCAATATGGACTTTGTTGATTTGGACTGGGAATATCCTGCATCGGTGCGGGCTGCTGACCTTGTTGATAATAAAAACGACGAAGGCACTCCAAATGCAAAACCTGCGGACAAACAAAACTTTATTACGCTTTTACAAGATTTAAGAACAGCTTTGGACAAACAAGGTGTCGACATTAATAAGAAATATGAATTGTCGGTTGCTTTGCCAGCTGCAAAACCCACTTTAGAAAATGGGATTGATGTAGCGAATCTCTTTAAAGTGGTCGATTTTGCAAATGTGATGACGTATGACTTAAATGGTGCATGGACTCCAAACAGTGCGCATCACACAGCGCTTTATGGCAATCCGAAAGATCCTAATTATGATAGCGGATTTTCGGTCGACCAAACGATAAAATACTTAAAAGACAAGGGAGCGGTCTCGGAAAAAATAGTTGTTGGGGCAGCATTTTATACTCGGGGCTGGAATAAAGTAGCGGCTGGAGATGATACTGCCTTACCAGGACTTTTCCAAGCAGCAGAAAAAAATAATAAAGATGCGGATGGCTCACTAACTTACGGGGCGAATAATGAGAATCCAATCAAAACTGGCGACGGGGGTCGTGCAGGCGGAGTTTATGCCTATAGAAGCATTGACGCTTTGAAAGCAAAAACACCAACTTTGAAAGAATACTGGGATGATACGGCTAAAGCGCCATATCTGTATAGTAAGGAAACTGGGGAGTTTTACACATATGACAATACGCGTTCGATTGGCTATAAGGCTCAGTATGTGAAGGATAATAACCTTGGTGGCATGATTTCTTGGATGCAGTCACAAGATAAAGCAACAACTTCAACCAAGCGAGATGAACTTACTAAGGCGATTAAAACAGGCTTATTCGGCACAACCGCTATTCCACAAAATACGATAAAATATGCGGATTTGAATGTGGTAGCAACTGTAAAACCTTATAGCGAAAATGGGGTTGGATATGAAATCACTATTACAAATAACGAAAAAGCGGATGAAACAAATGAGGTATTGAAATCAACTGAACTAGCCTTTGAAACAGTAAAATTACCGAAGTTTTATATTCCAGTGAAAGCAGGCGAAACGCTCACTGCTGGGGATTATAAAGCAGGAACCGTTACTACTTCTGGCGGGAATACAGTGGTTGATTTAGCTTCCGTTTATGACGCGCAACAAATTCCACAAGGCGCATCTTATACTTTCCGCTTAAAATCAAGTGCAGCGACAGTAGATGTAAATAATATTTCCAAAATTGATTTAACCCAAAGAATGGTAAAATCAAGTGTCGAATTTAGCAAACAAACTATTTATGGTGGCGGAAGTGTCGTACCAGATCCAACTGACACTGAAGCACCGACTGTTCCAAAAACGGTTGTATCATCAAGTGTAACTGACAAATCAGCTACATTGAATTGGACTGCTTCAACGGATAATAAAGCAGTTGCGGGATACAAAATTTATCGAAATGGAACGGAAGTAGGTTCTGTATCAGGAACTACTTTTACGGATAGTGGCTTAACTGCCAAAACAGCCTACACTTTCACAGTGAAAGCCTACGATGCGGGGGGGAACTTTTCTGCGGCAAGTACTGCATTAACAGTTACAACGCTAGATGCATCAGCACCGCCTGCAACCCCAGCTTGGGATACCGCAAAAACCTACAATAAGGGCGACCGGGTTTCTTATAAAGGAAAAACATATGAAGCACAGTGGTGGACACAAGGCAACGAACCCGGAGCAGAACAATGGGGACCATGGCTTTTGATTAGTTAA
- a CDS encoding ROK family protein produces the protein MYFVYDIGGTFVKFALMENNGNIKMKDKFPTTAKSAEELVAQMVEKFLPYKQAIKGIAVSCPGVVDTKKGVIYQGGSLLFMHEKNLAEMLVRECHVPVVLQNDAKSAALAELWLGVAKDVHSAAILTLGSGVGGGIIMEGKLQSGVHLMAGEVSYMQTDFDTEKLRGDFFGRTGSAVELIKRIATKKNLTDKKDGEQVFALINQGDEEAITIFNDYIYGLAIQILNIQYLIDPEIIAIGGGISAQPIVVERLSEAVEEIKAANPFHAAKPNIMTCHFQNDANLYGALYNFFLQFA, from the coding sequence ATGTATTTTGTATACGATATTGGTGGGACTTTTGTTAAATTTGCTTTAATGGAAAATAATGGAAATATAAAAATGAAAGATAAATTCCCTACTACTGCCAAAAGCGCCGAAGAACTAGTAGCACAAATGGTGGAAAAATTTTTGCCATATAAGCAAGCGATAAAAGGTATTGCAGTAAGTTGTCCAGGTGTGGTTGATACGAAAAAAGGAGTGATTTACCAAGGTGGGTCACTATTATTCATGCATGAAAAAAATCTGGCAGAGATGCTTGTTCGTGAATGCCATGTCCCAGTTGTCTTACAAAACGATGCAAAAAGTGCGGCTCTTGCTGAATTATGGTTAGGTGTTGCGAAAGATGTGCATAGTGCGGCTATTTTAACGCTTGGTAGTGGCGTTGGTGGTGGGATTATTATGGAAGGTAAGTTACAATCAGGAGTTCATTTAATGGCAGGAGAAGTGAGCTATATGCAAACGGATTTTGATACGGAGAAATTGCGCGGAGATTTTTTTGGTCGAACTGGATCAGCGGTGGAACTCATTAAACGAATCGCAACAAAGAAAAATTTAACAGATAAAAAGGACGGCGAGCAAGTTTTTGCATTGATTAATCAAGGTGACGAGGAAGCCATAACCATTTTTAATGACTATATTTATGGTCTCGCAATTCAAATTTTGAACATCCAGTATTTAATTGACCCAGAAATTATTGCTATAGGTGGAGGAATTAGTGCGCAACCAATTGTTGTCGAGCGTCTGAGTGAAGCCGTGGAAGAAATCAAAGCCGCTAATCCTTTCCACGCAGCTAAACCAAATATCATGACCTGTCACTTCCAAAATGACGCGAATTTATACGGCGCACTTTACAATTTTTTCTTGCAATTTGCCTAA
- a CDS encoding AraC family transcriptional regulator, translated as MEFTYEVIKADAKIPVKYIIHSMPDAVAIPRHWHEALEIGYTIQGSVPNFYIDGVNYTTQQGNIIVINSNAIHSVFPNFEENRKALSLFFPYGFLQENIPDFAKLEFCTFIGDKSLYLQDLLNKFIEEVEGDKNSLHIKALIFDILYILVRDFSAPKKAVTPISTEKHLERLTEITSYMRKNFAEEMAVSDLASHFNLTSEYFSRFFKKYMGMTVLEYLELVRLNEAYQLLMNTDKAISYIAFSCGFPNEKSFTRVFKKAYFTTPNKYRIQKKS; from the coding sequence ATGGAGTTCACTTATGAAGTTATTAAAGCAGATGCCAAGATACCAGTGAAATATATTATTCATAGTATGCCTGATGCGGTTGCGATTCCTAGGCACTGGCATGAGGCACTCGAAATCGGCTACACTATCCAAGGCTCCGTTCCAAACTTTTATATTGATGGGGTTAATTACACGACACAACAAGGGAACATTATTGTTATTAACTCTAACGCGATTCATTCCGTTTTCCCTAATTTTGAAGAAAATCGTAAAGCTTTGTCGTTATTTTTCCCGTATGGCTTTTTGCAAGAGAATATACCGGATTTTGCTAAGTTAGAGTTTTGTACATTTATAGGTGATAAGTCTCTGTATTTACAAGATTTATTAAACAAGTTTATTGAAGAAGTAGAAGGCGATAAAAATTCACTACATATAAAAGCGCTTATTTTTGATATTCTTTATATTCTGGTCAGAGATTTTTCTGCCCCTAAAAAGGCGGTGACACCAATTTCAACAGAAAAGCACTTAGAACGGCTAACGGAAATTACAAGTTATATGAGAAAGAATTTTGCTGAGGAAATGGCGGTTTCTGATTTAGCCAGTCATTTTAATTTGACATCAGAATATTTTTCGCGTTTTTTTAAGAAGTATATGGGAATGACGGTGCTTGAGTATTTGGAGTTAGTTCGCTTAAACGAGGCGTACCAATTGTTGATGAATACGGACAAAGCGATTAGTTATATTGCCTTTTCTTGCGGTTTTCCAAATGAAAAATCATTTACACGAGTGTTTAAAAAAGCTTATTTTACCACTCCAAACAAATATCGAATCCAAAAAAAGTCATAA
- a CDS encoding MFS transporter has protein sequence MFDKQTTWKERISYGLSDTASNFVFAMISTYLIYFYTDVFGISAGAVGTLFLVTRCIDAFDGPVFGVLIDRTNTRWGKARPYFLWLSVPLSVVFILTFTTPDLSDTGKIIYAYITYMALSILYSAINVPVTAILPSLSSSPKERTVIVTVRMIFAAIGSAVISICVLPLVDLIGQGDKQKGFFWTVVMLAVIAAILFLIAFKNVREKVKPVAADEKISMKDLVLVMKNNKPWIILVIFAFLYFLVFTIKMQSTVYYLTYNFNRPDLAAGVLGISTLSIVATIFIPALTNIFSKKMTMIVGLVVFAFGQLIVWFSSLNDSVVLLFIGAIVGVLGLGLIQPILFAMSADTVDYGEWKTGIRAQGFLSSAPAMGVKIGMGVGGALSGWLLAAGGYVPNQVQSKSALMAIEWSYIWVPIIGIALAIFVMLFYDLDKTSDEMTSDLEARKAGGM, from the coding sequence ATGTTTGATAAGCAAACAACTTGGAAAGAACGTATTAGTTATGGGCTTAGTGACACAGCATCAAATTTTGTTTTTGCAATGATTAGTACGTATTTAATTTATTTTTACACAGATGTTTTTGGAATAAGTGCTGGGGCTGTTGGGACGCTTTTCTTAGTAACACGGTGTATTGATGCGTTTGATGGTCCGGTTTTTGGTGTTTTGATTGACCGGACGAATACTAGGTGGGGAAAGGCGCGACCGTATTTTTTATGGTTATCAGTTCCGCTTTCTGTGGTATTTATTCTTACCTTTACAACGCCAGATTTAAGCGATACGGGGAAAATTATTTATGCGTACATCACTTATATGGCGCTAAGCATTCTATATTCTGCTATTAATGTACCAGTAACAGCAATTTTACCAAGCTTGTCTAGCAGCCCGAAAGAAAGAACGGTTATTGTTACTGTTCGGATGATTTTTGCGGCGATTGGTAGCGCTGTAATTAGTATTTGTGTATTGCCGCTTGTGGATTTAATCGGCCAAGGAGATAAACAAAAAGGATTTTTCTGGACAGTCGTAATGCTCGCAGTTATTGCGGCGATATTATTTTTAATTGCATTTAAAAATGTCCGTGAAAAAGTGAAACCAGTTGCTGCTGACGAAAAAATCAGCATGAAAGACTTGGTTTTAGTAATGAAAAACAACAAGCCATGGATTATATTGGTTATTTTTGCTTTCTTATATTTCCTTGTTTTTACAATAAAAATGCAGTCAACCGTTTATTATTTAACGTATAATTTCAATCGGCCAGACTTAGCTGCTGGAGTTCTCGGCATTTCGACATTAAGCATTGTAGCGACGATTTTCATCCCAGCGTTAACAAACATTTTTTCTAAAAAAATGACGATGATAGTTGGTTTAGTTGTCTTTGCATTTGGTCAATTAATTGTTTGGTTCTCTAGTTTAAATGACTCGGTTGTGTTGTTATTTATCGGGGCGATTGTCGGCGTCCTTGGTTTAGGGTTAATTCAGCCGATACTTTTTGCCATGTCAGCTGATACGGTCGATTACGGTGAATGGAAAACTGGCATTCGCGCACAAGGATTCCTATCATCGGCACCCGCAATGGGAGTTAAAATCGGGATGGGTGTAGGTGGAGCGCTTTCCGGTTGGTTATTAGCAGCCGGTGGATATGTGCCAAATCAAGTACAGAGTAAATCAGCACTAATGGCGATTGAATGGAGCTATATTTGGGTTCCGATTATCGGTATTGCCCTTGCTATATTCGTAATGCTTTTCTATGACTTAGATAAAACTAGTGACGAAATGACAAGCGATTTAGAAGCGAGAAAAGCAGGAGGAATGTAA
- a CDS encoding alpha/beta hydrolase, whose amino-acid sequence MNYNDQLKMLKQKNGNAEKWIKFVPGFTESGYLDKVFKSQITPKEADSMSPGEVTLEMSRAAMGWPSKDIATNEMKIANEIFDGNIPVRIYRKAKLAGSLPVIVFLHGGGFFGGSLDNVDHPCRLLADKGDIAVISIDYGLAPENKYPEGLLDCYRAVKWIYEHSESLGVNKEKIAIAGDSAGGNLSITTTLLDRTLGTNFIKAEVLLYATVMRGINGQGELWDDSKLEMKEDVEIITNYVKGFGNLDVQVDKWYLNPGVDASNPFISPLHSKDLAFLPPTMIAVGEFDPLRLQNELLVDKLRAAKVPTQYIQYNGMIHAFMDQIGDLPQAEDLMEETVNFVLEVLN is encoded by the coding sequence GTGAATTATAACGACCAATTAAAAATGTTGAAACAAAAAAATGGAAACGCTGAAAAATGGATAAAATTTGTACCAGGTTTTACGGAATCTGGTTATCTAGATAAAGTTTTCAAAAGCCAAATAACACCAAAAGAAGCGGATTCGATGAGTCCAGGTGAGGTGACACTTGAAATGTCTCGGGCTGCGATGGGCTGGCCGAGTAAAGATATTGCTACAAATGAAATGAAAATAGCGAATGAAATTTTTGATGGAAATATCCCGGTTAGGATTTATCGAAAAGCAAAGCTAGCTGGTTCGCTTCCAGTAATTGTCTTTCTTCATGGCGGAGGTTTTTTTGGAGGTTCGCTTGATAATGTCGATCATCCATGTAGACTATTAGCTGATAAAGGCGATATTGCGGTGATTTCAATTGATTACGGTTTAGCGCCAGAAAACAAATATCCAGAAGGGCTGTTAGATTGCTACCGCGCTGTGAAATGGATTTATGAACACTCCGAATCACTAGGAGTTAATAAAGAGAAAATCGCGATTGCGGGCGACTCAGCAGGTGGGAATCTTAGTATCACGACAACGCTTCTTGACCGGACGCTAGGCACCAATTTTATTAAAGCAGAGGTTTTATTGTATGCAACGGTAATGCGTGGGATTAATGGGCAAGGTGAGCTGTGGGACGATTCCAAACTCGAAATGAAGGAAGATGTGGAGATTATTACCAATTATGTGAAGGGCTTTGGTAATTTAGACGTGCAAGTGGACAAATGGTATTTAAATCCAGGTGTAGATGCAAGTAATCCATTTATTTCACCATTGCATTCAAAAGATCTAGCATTTCTTCCGCCAACGATGATAGCTGTTGGTGAGTTTGATCCGCTTCGGTTGCAAAATGAACTATTGGTAGATAAACTACGTGCCGCAAAAGTACCAACACAATACATCCAATACAACGGCATGATTCATGCTTTCATGGACCAAATTGGCGACTTACCACAAGCAGAAGATTTGATGGAAGAAACGGTTAATTTTGTGTTAGAAGTATTGAATTAA
- a CDS encoding ABC transporter ATP-binding protein, whose product MARNKFDVDEELETAFSSAHLKRILVYVKPYQKSIYLTLVVILLANIATMVGPYLTKVVIDDTIPNKDLTQLFWIAIIFIASVVITGLCMRYRIKSITLIGQDILKDMRTAIFGHLQKLPFSYFDSRPHGKILIRVVNYINMLSDLLSNGLINLISDILSVLVTLGFMLMIDPTLTLYSLALIPVLFVIVMVIKTAQRKAYQVLSNKQSNMNAYIHESIAGIKVTQSFSREEENFEIFTEVSNDYRTSWMKAVKIQFLLWPGVQNIAVMTTCLIYFVGIKGYGVDVSTGTLIAFIGYVGNFWNPVINIGNFYNSLITATTYLERIFETMDVEPDIKDLPNAKKMPQIVGNVDFKDVYFRYEEGHDILKGINFHVDAGESIALVGPTGAGKTTIINLLSRFYDINSGDILVDGENIQGVTLRSLREQMGVMLQDTFIFSGTIIENIRYGKLDATEAEIIAAAKVVRAHDFISGLKDGYYTEVKERGSTLSAGQRQLISFARALLADPKILILDEATSSIDTQTEILLQEGLEKLLEGRTSFIIAHRLSTIKNSSRIFYIDNGKIQESGSHDELMAQHGYYYNLYQSQFDMLQAL is encoded by the coding sequence ATGGCTAGAAATAAATTTGATGTCGATGAAGAGCTAGAAACAGCCTTCAGTTCCGCACATTTAAAACGGATTCTCGTATACGTCAAACCCTACCAAAAATCGATTTATCTGACGCTTGTTGTCATTTTACTTGCAAACATCGCAACAATGGTCGGACCATATTTAACGAAAGTAGTTATTGATGATACGATTCCGAATAAAGATTTGACTCAACTTTTCTGGATTGCGATTATTTTTATTGCTTCGGTTGTTATAACTGGGCTTTGTATGCGATATCGAATTAAGTCCATTACGCTGATTGGACAAGATATTCTGAAAGATATGCGTACTGCGATTTTTGGTCATTTACAAAAATTACCGTTCTCTTATTTTGACAGCAGACCTCACGGGAAAATTCTTATTCGTGTCGTTAACTATATTAATATGTTGAGTGATTTACTTTCTAATGGGCTAATTAATTTAATCTCTGACATTTTAAGTGTGCTCGTTACACTTGGTTTTATGCTGATGATTGATCCAACGCTGACACTTTATAGTTTGGCACTAATTCCTGTCTTGTTTGTTATTGTTATGGTGATAAAAACGGCGCAACGGAAGGCTTACCAAGTACTTAGTAATAAACAGTCCAATATGAACGCTTATATTCATGAAAGTATCGCCGGGATAAAAGTAACCCAAAGTTTTTCCCGCGAAGAAGAAAATTTTGAGATTTTCACTGAAGTAAGTAACGATTATCGAACTTCATGGATGAAAGCTGTCAAAATTCAGTTCTTGCTTTGGCCAGGTGTACAAAATATCGCGGTAATGACGACTTGTCTAATTTACTTTGTTGGTATTAAAGGCTACGGAGTCGATGTTTCAACCGGGACTCTGATTGCATTTATTGGTTATGTCGGAAACTTTTGGAATCCAGTAATTAATATCGGGAACTTTTATAATTCACTTATTACCGCTACGACTTACTTGGAACGAATTTTCGAAACAATGGACGTGGAGCCAGATATTAAAGATTTACCAAATGCGAAAAAAATGCCACAAATTGTTGGTAATGTTGATTTTAAAGATGTATATTTCCGTTATGAAGAAGGCCATGATATTTTGAAAGGCATTAATTTCCATGTTGATGCAGGTGAATCCATTGCACTCGTTGGTCCGACTGGTGCAGGAAAGACAACGATTATAAATTTACTGAGTCGTTTTTATGATATTAATTCTGGTGATATTTTAGTTGATGGCGAAAATATTCAGGGTGTAACACTCAGATCGCTTCGAGAACAAATGGGCGTAATGCTCCAAGATACATTTATTTTCTCAGGAACAATTATTGAAAATATCCGCTACGGTAAATTGGATGCAACAGAAGCAGAAATTATCGCTGCCGCCAAAGTTGTTCGTGCTCACGACTTTATATCTGGATTAAAGGATGGCTACTATACCGAAGTGAAAGAACGTGGTAGCACACTTTCAGCTGGTCAACGGCAACTTATTTCTTTTGCTCGGGCATTACTTGCTGATCCGAAAATTCTTATTCTTGATGAAGCCACTTCAAGCATTGATACGCAGACGGAAATTTTGCTTCAAGAAGGTCTAGAGAAATTGCTTGAGGGTCGTACTTCTTTTATTATTGCGCATCGGCTTTCAACAATTAAGAACAGCTCCCGAATTTTTTATATTGATAATGGGAAAATTCAAGAATCAGGCAGCCACGATGAATTGATGGCGCAACACGGTTATTATTATAATCTGTATCAATCACAATTCGACATGCTTCAGGCGTTATAA